Proteins encoded together in one Candidatus Baltobacteraceae bacterium window:
- a CDS encoding peptidylprolyl isomerase gives MPTLPQADELPKYKENAVNSQVRIATDKGDIVLRLFPDDAPMHAAAFLKLVENGFYDGLAFHRVEPGFVIQGGDPDGDGTGGPGYRLKAEFNSRPHVRGTLAMARASNPDSAGSQFYICLGDARFLDGQYTVFGEMTDGFETLDAIRRGDKMQKLTIEPLAK, from the coding sequence ATGCCTACGCTACCGCAAGCCGACGAACTGCCAAAATATAAAGAAAATGCCGTAAATTCGCAGGTTCGCATCGCGACCGACAAGGGCGACATCGTCCTGCGGCTCTTTCCCGACGACGCGCCGATGCACGCGGCGGCGTTTTTAAAACTCGTTGAGAACGGCTTTTACGACGGCCTGGCGTTCCACCGCGTGGAACCGGGTTTCGTCATCCAAGGCGGCGATCCCGACGGGGATGGAACGGGCGGTCCCGGCTATCGTTTGAAAGCAGAGTTCAACTCGCGCCCGCACGTGCGCGGAACGCTGGCAATGGCCCGTGCGTCGAATCCCGACAGTGCCGGATCGCAGTTCTACATTTGCTTGGGCGACGCGCGTTTTCTCGACGGCCAATATACCGTCTTCGGCGAAATGACCGACGGTTTCGAAACGCTCGACGCCATTCGCCGCGGCGACAAGATGCAGAAGCTAACGATCGAACCGCTGGCAAAGTAG
- a CDS encoding YcxB family protein, translating into MLTLLLALGACALAFSVVETWGLPAAAAGAVALVSFFVYVMVLGQMTNARLRASYRRLREAGVTYVFSDDTISWSMRGGHAEVAWDWLDRIISEHDLLVFARGYWYLCIPVRDVPADRLADLRDLIVKHDRQLHA; encoded by the coding sequence ATGCTGACCTTGCTATTGGCACTGGGCGCGTGCGCGCTCGCCTTCAGCGTGGTCGAAACGTGGGGGTTGCCGGCGGCTGCCGCGGGCGCCGTGGCGCTCGTCTCATTCTTCGTGTACGTTATGGTTCTTGGGCAAATGACGAATGCTCGTCTACGCGCGTCCTACCGGCGCCTTAGGGAAGCCGGGGTAACGTATGTTTTTTCAGACGACACCATAAGCTGGTCGATGCGCGGCGGCCACGCCGAAGTGGCGTGGGATTGGCTGGATCGAATCATCTCAGAGCACGATCTATTGGTGTTTGCCAGAGGTTACTGGTATCTCTGTATTCCGGTACGCGACGTCCCGGCGGACAGACTCGCGGATTTACGGGATTTGATCGTTAAGCACGACCGGCAACTGCACGCGTAA
- a CDS encoding serine hydrolase, with product MRRSLFLAGGAALFALQTSPADASVLRRKVVRIADDFPGAIGVFARTLAPGNPLVAYRAFESFPTASIIKLVIMTTAYTLEEAHPGTLDRRVRFDRSELIAGSDFMSGASDGDEFTVRQLIVPMIQVSDNTAANMLIGHFGVGAINDVALRAGMNQTHLQRKFLDWYAIVRHSDNVSTPADMAHLLYLIETGAHEGIRTIVSPEHCRTMVDVMLGQTDRDAIPAALPAGTPIANKTGEMTGTRNDVAIVNPYGTSPWILAIMTKAAYDYGASYAAIHAITRAVAGRA from the coding sequence TTGAGGCGTTCGCTGTTTTTAGCCGGCGGTGCCGCACTTTTTGCCTTGCAGACGAGCCCCGCCGACGCGAGCGTCCTGCGCCGCAAAGTCGTGCGAATCGCCGACGATTTTCCCGGAGCGATCGGCGTCTTCGCGCGTACGCTTGCGCCCGGTAACCCACTGGTCGCCTATCGCGCGTTCGAGTCGTTTCCGACCGCCTCGATCATCAAGCTGGTCATCATGACGACCGCCTATACCCTCGAAGAAGCGCATCCCGGGACGCTCGATCGACGCGTGCGTTTCGACCGAAGCGAGCTCATCGCGGGGTCGGATTTCATGAGCGGTGCGAGTGACGGCGACGAGTTTACCGTGCGGCAGCTCATCGTTCCGATGATTCAAGTCAGCGACAATACGGCGGCCAACATGCTGATCGGTCATTTCGGCGTTGGTGCGATCAACGACGTGGCACTTCGCGCCGGAATGAATCAAACGCACCTTCAACGCAAGTTCCTCGACTGGTACGCCATCGTGCGGCACTCCGATAACGTCTCGACTCCCGCCGACATGGCGCATCTTCTGTATCTCATCGAAACCGGAGCGCACGAGGGCATCAGGACGATCGTTTCACCGGAGCATTGCCGTACCATGGTCGACGTCATGCTCGGGCAGACCGATCGCGACGCGATTCCGGCCGCTTTGCCGGCGGGAACGCCAATCGCCAACAAGACCGGCGAAATGACCGGTACGCGCAACGACGTCGCGATCGTCAATCCCTACGGAACGTCGCCGTGGATTCTCGCGATCATGACGAAAGCTGCGTACGACTATGGGGCGTCGTACGCGGCCATTCACGCGATTACGCGTGCAGTTGCCGGTCGTGCTTAA
- a CDS encoding ABC-2 family transporter protein, producing MLAAYWQYWRINVLTLLEYRANFIMWFAFTIVYHGVALGALYVTMRQFPSMNGWDFRQMFFLYALWMTGHELHNGLFFNVVTVPDYIREGRFDRFLVRPLDTLFQVLTVPQQNVPDGLLLGIITLAFATAAAGVHVDWTYVVFVPLVVAGGALIDLGISLVVATVSFWFIRVDTLRWVVMSLEQDFTRYPISIYSRGVRIVLTFVLPFAFMNYFPATYFLQKAEIGLHLNPAVGLLTPAIGIAWLAVSYAFWLVGLRHYQGTGS from the coding sequence ATGCTCGCGGCATATTGGCAATACTGGCGGATCAACGTTCTGACCTTGCTCGAGTATCGAGCCAACTTCATCATGTGGTTCGCGTTTACGATCGTCTATCACGGCGTCGCACTGGGCGCGCTCTACGTAACGATGCGCCAGTTCCCGTCGATGAACGGCTGGGACTTTCGCCAGATGTTCTTTCTCTATGCTTTGTGGATGACCGGACACGAGTTGCATAACGGCCTCTTCTTCAACGTCGTCACGGTTCCCGACTACATTCGAGAAGGGCGGTTCGACCGTTTCCTGGTCCGGCCGCTCGACACGCTCTTTCAAGTGCTGACGGTGCCGCAGCAAAACGTCCCCGACGGCCTGCTGCTAGGCATTATCACGCTTGCCTTTGCTACGGCGGCCGCCGGCGTGCACGTCGACTGGACGTACGTGGTGTTCGTGCCGCTGGTCGTGGCAGGCGGCGCGCTCATCGATCTCGGCATCTCGCTGGTTGTGGCGACGGTCTCGTTCTGGTTCATCCGCGTCGATACGCTGCGCTGGGTGGTCATGTCGCTCGAACAAGATTTTACGCGTTATCCGATCAGCATTTACTCACGCGGCGTGCGCATCGTGCTGACGTTCGTACTGCCGTTCGCGTTCATGAACTATTTCCCGGCAACGTATTTTCTGCAGAAAGCCGAGATCGGTCTGCACCTCAACCCCGCGGTCGGCTTGCTGACCCCGGCCATCGGCATCGCGTGGCTTGCGGTCTCTTACGCTTTCTGGCTCGTCGGATTGCGTCACTATCAAGGAACCGGCTCTTGA
- a CDS encoding pirin family protein: MATLTSPVFAIQRAGDRAFFDHEWLKTYHSFSFAEYYDPNNQNWGALRVFNDDYVAGGAGFPTHPHRDMEIVTYVLSGELAHRDSMDNHGVVGPGGVQFMSAGTGVRHSEFNNQADETLHLVQMWVLPGKLGTAPSYGQRDYTVDDRRNRWLTIVSGEEGVDAPIRITQKATFSVTRLENTSLVKAFAPKRYGFLFVADGNVEVNGELLKGGDAVRLFDVEHLAVKGSGELVLWDLPDVE; the protein is encoded by the coding sequence ATGGCTACCCTCACCTCTCCCGTGTTTGCAATCCAGCGTGCCGGCGATCGGGCGTTCTTCGACCACGAGTGGCTAAAGACGTATCACTCGTTTAGCTTTGCCGAGTATTACGATCCCAACAACCAGAACTGGGGCGCGCTGCGCGTCTTCAACGACGATTACGTCGCGGGCGGTGCCGGATTTCCGACGCATCCGCATCGCGATATGGAAATCGTCACCTACGTGCTTTCGGGAGAGCTGGCGCACCGCGACAGCATGGACAACCACGGCGTCGTCGGGCCAGGCGGCGTGCAGTTCATGAGTGCCGGCACCGGCGTACGGCATAGCGAGTTCAATAACCAGGCCGACGAGACGCTGCACCTCGTGCAAATGTGGGTGCTACCCGGCAAACTTGGCACGGCGCCGTCGTACGGTCAGCGCGATTATACCGTCGACGACCGGCGGAATAGGTGGCTGACCATCGTGAGCGGTGAGGAGGGCGTCGACGCGCCGATCCGCATCACGCAGAAGGCGACGTTCTCGGTTACGCGGCTGGAAAACACGAGCCTGGTCAAGGCATTCGCGCCGAAGCGCTACGGCTTTCTCTTCGTCGCCGACGGGAACGTCGAGGTCAACGGAGAGTTGCTCAAAGGCGGCGACGCCGTGCGGCTCTTCGACGTGGAGCACCTAGCGGTCAAGGGCTCGGGCGAGCTCGTCCTCTGGGATCTTCCGGACGTCGAGTAA